Within the Flavobacterium sp. 9R genome, the region ACATACGAACCATTGGATTTCTTCCAAAAGCATGATTTAAGGCCACATCTAAAATTACGGCAATTCCGTTCTGATGATACAAATCAATAAGCTCTTTTAACTTCTCGGGTGTTCCATAGAATTTATCTAAAGCCATATGGAAAGAGGTATTATACCCCCAACTTTCGTTGCCTTCAAATTCCATTACTGGCATTAATTGAATGGCATTGACCTTTAAATTTTTGAAATAATCAATTTTATCGATTAAGTCTTGGTAATTTCTTCTGGCGTCAAAGTCACGAACCAACACTTCATAAACTACTAATTTTTCTTTAGCTGGTTTCACAAAATTTAAGGTTGCTTGACTCCAAGCATAGGGTGTTTGTCCGGTTTTAAACCAAGTAACCTCTCTTTCTTGTCCAGAAGGATAAGCTGGTAAATTAGGAAAAGAAGCCGCTGGAATCCCACCATCATCATAAGGTGACAAGACCAAAGTTGAATAAGGGTCTGCAGCTTTTACCAAACTTGGTGAACCAGCCAAAGGGGTTTGATCCACCACCCAATATTGGTAGGTATAATTGGTTCCTGCAGTAAGTCCAGTTAATGCTAACCAGAATTTTGTTGATCCGGCCGTAGCATCTTTTTTCATTGCATAAGCTGCAGTAGGTTGCCAATTATTAAAACTTCCTGCTACATATACAAAATCTTTTAATGGAGCATCCAATACCAAAGTAGCTTTAGTAGCATCGTTTGGATTATAGTTGATTCCATCTACTAAACCTGCTGGAATCGTTTCAGAAACCACTGTTGGACTCACTACAGCTGTGAACTTTTTAACAATCGTGGTTGTTCCTTGTGTTACTTCTAATTCATAATTTTGATTTCCAGTAATATTAGTATGATTAAAAGCATAACTAGCTGTAGCTGAAGCAGTATTGATAGAAGCTCCATTGGATTTCAAATTGTAATTCGCAACACCATTGGTATTTGTTGCTGTTATATTCAAACTACCTCCAGAGGCTAAAATTGTCGTACTGTTTTGAGTAGGAGTATTCAATGTAACTTGAAAAGACCCAACTTCAGCCAAAATATCTTGGGATTTTTTATCACCAGTTCCATCTTTAGCTTTAACTAAAAATCCAATTTTACCAATACCCGTTGCGTTATAATAAGTTGCAGGAGTTATAGTTTTGGTATAGGTATCTGAACCAGCATTATAGGTAAATCTAGCCGCTTCATCTGAAGCAGTCCAAGAACCGTTTAATGGTGTTCCTTTAGGCGAAGTATCATTGGTATCAAAAGCCCAAGCCCACATATACAAAGCATTACCTGTAACTCCCCAAGTAGCTTCATTAATACTTGACCCATTGATAGTGATAGTAATTGCTGTAGTCTCTTCGAAAGTGGCAGGAGTGATAGTATATGAAACGGTTTGTTGCTGTGCAAAAACAATACCACCCAACAAAAGGAATCCTAAAAGTAAAATTTTTCTCATTCTTTTTGGCTATTAAAGATTAATGAAAAAAGGGTTGTCTTTAGGACAACCCTTCTTGGTATGTATCAAAAAACTAGTTTTTAGTTACAGTGTATTTGTAGTTTCTTGGAGAACTCAAATCAAGAGTAATTGTATAGTTTCCAGCTGTAGCAACTTTTATGTTATCTCCACCGTATTCTAAACTTCCATTAGCTCCTGTATCACCCATATTAACATCCCAGTTATTATTAGCTCTAAATTTCATTTCTTTACCACCAACTAAGTCTACAGTAATTTTCCAAACTTTTGCAGCTGCATCATAAGTCATAGCAGTACTATTATCCCAAGCACCAGGTGTAGCATCACCAACAATTCCCCAAGAAGTTGCTGTAGTTTTGTATGTTAATTTTTCTGTATCAACCTCTATTCTGTAATATCCAGCAGCAGTCATTTTCAAGTTAGCACCTTTTGGATCTAAAGTTCCAGCAGTAGCACCTTCCCCAAATTCACCTTTCCACTCAGGGAAGCTTGTGAATTTGTATTCACCAGCACCAGCAAAATTAACATACCCCTCAAAATCAACTTTTCCAAATCCTGAAGCAGATAATTGTGGAGAAGAAGCAGGATCCCAATCTTTTGGATATCCTGAAGCAGCTGCATACCCACCTGGAACCCACAACTTAGGATTTTCAGTAGTGTAAGGAGTTAAAACAAGTCCAATAACATTAGAATACATTGGAGCCATATTTCCAGTAACAGCACTAACTCTTGCTTCATATTCAGCAGGGGCAAAAGGAGTTGCTTTCAATGCTAATGCAGCCTTATTCATAGTCTCTACAGTCACAGAAACCTGATTTTCAGAAACAACAGATCCTATTACTTGAGGAGTTTTGAATTCATTCCCTTTTTTATCAATCTCTACAGAGTATGTTATCTGAACATCCCCAGAAAAGTTAGCAGATTTCCATGTAAAACGTTCAGCTTGAGCTGCAGCATTTTCAGGTTTTAAAACATAGGCTGCACCTGAGGTTGGAGCAGTCAACACAGGAGAATCAACTCCTTCAATTACAGGTCTATCTTGTACATCTTCAACGTTACATGATATAGCTAACATTGCAAACAATGCAATTAACGATCTTTTTATATTTTTCATTGTATTGGTTTTTTTTAATTAGTATCCAGGGTTTTGTTTCAATTTGTTATTAGCAACTAAAGCTGTTGCTGGAATAGGGAATAAATCTCTGAAAGATTGTGTTGGAGAGCCTCCAGCTACATTACCCTTCCAAGGCCATAAGTAAGAACCACCCGTAAATTTACCGAAACGAATTAAATCAGTTCTACGGTGTCCTTCCCAGTGTAATTCTTTTGCTCTTTCATCAAGGATAAAATCTAAAGTAAGATCTCCTGCGGAAATAGTTGTTGTTTGAGCACGAGTTCTTAGCGCATTAACATAACCTACAGCAGTAGCAACATTACCTCCTGCACCTCTAGCAACACATTCGGCATACATTAAATAAGCATCAGCTAAACGAAAGATAGGGAAATCCGTATCAGCAAAATTTCCTGATTTATCAGATCCTTGAACACCTGCTTTTGTAACATTTCTGAATTTTTGAATAGCATAACCATCTGAAAAGCTTCCCACATTTTTAATCTCTTTTGATTGACCTTGTGTAAAGAAGTTTCCACGTACATCTGTAGAACCCGCAGGGAATTTATCAACAAATGCAGAAGTAGTTCTAATACCAGCCCAACCTCCGTTGATACCAAATTCTGATGCTTTCATATCACCACCAACTGGAGCGTGAACCAAGAATGTTGTTCCACCATAAGTTTGAGTATTAAGACCATCAAAAGCAACTGTAAATATAAACTCATTTTGAGCTCCATTTGAATTGTTATCAGCTAAGAACAAATCTTTATAATTGTTATGAATAGCATACCCAGAAGTAATTACTTTATTAATTAGTGGTAATGCACCTACATAATTATCAGTTCCAGTATACACTTTTGCATTCATATACAGTTTAGCTTGCAACATCCAAGCTGCAGCTTGATCAACTCTATACAATTCATTGGTCTTTGGCGCTTTTAACTCAGGTGTCAAAGCGGTCAACTCTTCATCGATGAACTTATAAATCTCCGCTCTTGAAGCGTATTCAGGATAATAGAATGTACTTGGAGATGTTTCCGTTACAATTGAACCACCACCAAAAGTATCAACTAAGTGCCAGTATGTCAACGCTCTTAAGAAACGTGCTTCAGCTCTGTAGGTTTTAATTTCTGCTAGAGTTGGAGCATCTAGTCCTTTTCCATTTAACTTTTCATCTGTCGTTTGTCTTAAAAACTCATTACAGTTAACAATCTGAAAAGAGAAACGAGCAAAAGTAGCAGCAATAAATGTATCTAAAGAAGTCCATGTTTGATAGTGAAAATCTTTGATTGTTCCGTCATTCCATGCAATAATTGCTTCATCTGTGGTAAGCTCTTGCATCATCCAAAAACCTCTAATATATTGGCTAGCACCTTCATCTATTCCTGAAATATCAGGAGAACCAGCAGGCCCTGATTGACCTGAAGTAGCAAAACCAGCATACAATTTAGCTAAGAATTGTTTATAGGAAGCTGGATCTTTAAAAAATTCATCTCCAGGAACAGCAGCAGTATTTTCTGGAGCTTGGTCCAAATCATTGGTACACGATGGGAATAACATCACCAACAGTAACAAAGAAATACCCAATAATTTAATGTGTGTCTTTTTCATTTTTCTTGTTATTTGCATTAGAAATTAACGTTTAAACCTAACGTGAAAGTTATTGGTCTCGGGTATAAATTATTGTCAATACCTCCAGAAATTTCTGGATCAAGTCCTTTATAGTCCGTAATTAAGAATACGTTCTGAGCAGCAAAAGTTAATTTTACTAAAGAATTTGAATCTGGTTTTTGATTGAAAGTATATCCAATACTAACATTGTCCAATCTCAAGAAAGAAGCGTCTTGAATGTAGTAATCAGACTCATATCGTTTCGTATCTTGAGTTGTAAATCCAGTTTCTAAAATATTTTGAACGCCGTTTGACAAATCCGTATCTCTAATCAAAATATTTTGGAATGAACCATTGTTAGAATCTACGTTATTGTAATTGAAATTACCCCATGATCCTCTGAAAGCAGCCGCAAAATCCCAATTTTTATAAGTAACTGCCGTGTTAAACCCGTAGAATACATCAGCTGCTGGTTTGTGGAAACGGTATTTGTCTTGTTCATTTACGATTCCATCTTTATTTCTGTCAATGTACACCCCGTCTAAAGGTTTTCCATCTGCTCCATAAGCTTGCTCAAAAACATAGAATGAGTTAGGTGCATATCCTACTTGGTGATTTTGAATCGTATTTCCCGTACCTCCTGCATAACCCCCAACATTAATACCTGGAGTATTATCTTGAGCAGTAGTTAAGGCTGTAATTTTAGAGTTTTGGAAAGTAATATTTCCTCCAATACTCCACTCTAAGTCATCGGTTTTAACTGGAATTACATCTCCAGAAATCTCGATACCTTGATTTCTAATAGTACCAATGTTATAATTATCAGCATTTGAAAATCCAAAGAAAGGTGGATTAGCAGTAAACAACAACAAGTCTTTAGTATCTCTTTGATACACATCTACAGTACCTTTGATTCTATTATTTAAGAATCCAAAATCGATACCTGCATTTATTGTTGTAGTTTCTTCCCATTTCAAATTACTATTGTATGGTTGTGGTCTATAAGTATTGTAATAGATATTACCAAACTGATATTTAGCTTGTGAATTTGAAACCAAATACAATGGAATTGATGGATATTGAACCCCTATATCTTGTTGTCCAGTAACTCCCCAACCCGCTCTTAATTTAAGAGTAGAAACGCTCTCCACATCTTTTAAGAAATTCTCATCATTAATTTTCCAAGCCACTGCTACAGCTGGGAAGTTACCCCAACGATTCTCTTCAGTAAATCTTGAAGTACCATCTCTTCTAAATGAAGCTGTAATTAAATACTTGTCAGCAATTGTAAAATTAGCTCTAGCAAAAAATGATTGCAAATTAACTCTTGTTGCATTTGGAACACCTGGATTTACTTGATTGTTTTCAAAAACAAAGGAAGTACCATCATTAAAATCTCTAAAATCTTGATAGGTATAACCACCAGTTACATCTAGTTGTGTATCGATGGCATCAATTTTCTTGTTGTAATTCAAAAACAAATCCATCAACTTGTTGTTTCTGGTGCCATTATTTTCATACGTATTGTTAAATCCTGAACCAGGCAAACCAAATAAATAATCCGAATTAGTATTACCGAAAGATCTACCACTCAATTCATCAATACCAAAATTAGCAACCGCTTTCAATTCTGGCAAAAAGTGCAATTTGTAATCAAATTGAATATTACCAATACTTCTAAAAGAAGAACCATAATTATTTTGCTGATTGATTAAGGACAATGGATTTCTACCTGCCAATTGATTGAATTGTGTTGGATTTGTCATCCACTGAAAGTATGTTCCATCAGCATTCTTAATCGATTGCGTAGGATCAAATTGTATTGCAGCTCCAATTGCACCTCTATTACTATAATTGTTTTTCAAATAAGAGGTATTACTATTGATTTGTACCTTTAAATGTTTGTCAAAGAAATCTCCAACTAATGTAGCAGAAAGTGTAGTTCTTTGTAGATTATCTCTTAACAAGATTCCATCTAAATTAGCATATCCAACAGAAGCTCTGTAAGTAATGTTATCAGAACCACCACTTACAGCAATGTTATGATCTGTACCTAAAGCCGTTCTGTAAATCTCTTTTTGCCAATCAGTATTTGCAGCACCTAACAAAGCTTGTTGTTCTGTAGTACCATTAGCAGTAACGAAATTTCTAAATTGATTTGCAGTTAACACGTCAACTGTTTTGGTAACTTCAGAAACTTGAAAATTCCCATTATAGCTTACTTGTAAATCTCCTGCTTTACCTTTTTTGGTAGTAATGATGATTACCCCGTTTGATGCTCTTGAACCATAAATAGCGGTTGCCGATGCATCTTTTAAAACAGTGATAGATTCAATGTTATTCTGGTTAATAGTCGTTAATGGATTTCTACCACCGTTAATTCCTCCTGCTGCTACTGGAACTCCATCAATAACATACAAAGGATCATTATTAGCATTTAAAGAAGATCCACTTCTAATTCTAATAGTGGCCCCTTCACCAGGTGAACCACCACCATTAACAATTTGCAAACCTGCTACTTTACCCTGAATCATTTGGTCTGCAGAAGTTACTGGTCCTTTGTTAAAGTCTTTTGCTCCAAGCACAGTTACAGCACCTGTAGCATCTTTCTTTTTAACAGTACCATAACCTACTTGCACCACAACTTCTTTCAGTTCGTTTGCATCTTCTTCTAAAGAAGCGTTCAATACAGCTTGGCCCTCATAAGTTAAAGTAAGACTTCTCAGTCCTATGAAAGAAAATACAATTTTATCCCCTTTTTTAACATTGGATAATTTATATTTACCATCAAAATCGGTAGAAACACCGTTTGCTGCTCCTTGTATATTTACATTGGCTCCTGGTATTGGTTGTCCTGTTGCTTTTTCAACAACAGACCCCGTAACAGTATTCTGAGCCAGAATACTGAATGGTAGGAGTAGCAATAAAAATAACAACTTTTTATAAATTGTTTTCATACTTTTTGTTTAAATTAATGTTTAATTTTGGTTTTTAGTTAAGCTTTTGTTTTACTTCGAATTTCAAAATTAACATAATATTAATATCGCTGACATGACAAAAATCAGTTTAGTTTACGAAAACGTGATAGTGTTGAAAACTTTGAGGTATATTTATTATTTTTAACTAAAAATTGCCAGAATCAAAAAAAAATATCGCAACAAATACGATACTCTTTTTTTACAAATAACTAAAATGAAGAAAAAAGTAACATTAAAGCAAATTGCCAAGGAACTAGATGTCTCCATTTCAACTGTTTCAAAATCACTACGTAACAGCTTAGAGATTGGCGAAGAAACACGCCTTAAAGTGCAAGCTTTTGCCAAGTTCTATAATTACAAACCCAACAACATAGCCCTTAGCTTAAAAAACAGAAGAACCAAAACAATTGGCATCATTATTCCAGAAATTGTACATTATTTCTTTTCTACTGTCATTAATGGTATTGAACAAGTGGCCAACGAAAAAGGATATAGTGTAATTATTTGTTTATCGGATGACTCGTTTGATAAAGAAGTAATGAATATGGAACTTTTGGCACATGGAAGCACAGATGGCTTCATTATGTCTTTATCTAAAGAAACCCAATACAAAAAAGACTTTCACCACATTACCGAAGTAATTGATCAAGGAATGCCTGTCGTAATGTTTGACAGAATAACTGATGAAGTGCACTGTGACAAAGTAATCATTGACGACAAAAAAGCGGCCTACGAAGCAGTGGAATACCTAATTAATCAAGGAAGAAAAAAAATTGCACTAGTAACCACAGTAGATTATGTAAGTGTAGGTAAACTACGAACCGATGGCTACATCAAAGCTTTACAAGACAACAACATTGCTTTTGATGAAAACCTTATCATCAAAATCGAAGATGTAGACACCTGCGAAATTACTATTAGCAAATTATTAGCTGACAAAGTAATTGATGCGGTATTTGCCGTTAATGAACTTTTTGCTGTTACTATCCTAAAAACAGCTCACAAAATGAATTTGAATGTACCCAAAGACCTTGCAATAATTGCATTTACTGATGGTATCATATCAAAATATTCCACTCCAACCATAACTACTGTAAGTCAAAGTGGTATTAAAATGGGCAAAAAGGCAGCAGAAATTCTTATTGAAAGATTAGAATCTGAAGAAGATGATAACGATGAAGAAATCTACAAAACTGAAATCATTGAGACCCATTTAATCGAAAGAGAATCCACTGATTAAATTGATGATTTATCAACAAAAAACGTTGGAGTACTAATTATTTACTTGAGAAGTAAACCCTCAAGTAAATAATTCTCTATATTTACACAAGTCAAAACTTTTTTTTTACTTCGAAAATCAAGCAAAGTTTTGTTATTTTCTACTTACGCAAACTTTTTGTTTTTTTTATAACAAAATGTTCGCTGTACTTTCCATAATCAACCAAACCTTGCTTATACAAGCAAAACAAATTTATTTTTTTTGTAACTTTCACGATTCTAACAAATTAAGAAAGAACATCTACTTAAATGAGTTTATAGAATATTCATTTGATATATGTATTAATTCTAATGGCAACTCTTAATTTTTAACAGCGCTATAATCTGTAAAAAATAGATTTTTAGCTTTTATTGAAAATTAAGCAATCCATTAAAAATGAAATGCAATAGCAAAAATTCTTTCTCATCATCTAGATTTATAACTGGAATATTTTTGTACAACACAGCATTAGACATCAACAAACATAAGTGTTTGTAATATTTAAACTTTATAATATGGATCATATAGAAAAACCAAAATTAAGTTTTTGGCAAATTTGGAATCTAAGTTTTGGATTTTTAGGAGTACAAATTGGTTATTCACTACAAAACGGAAATACCAGCAGAATTCTAGAAGCTTTAGGAGCAGATGTCCACAGTATTGGATACTTTTGGTTAGCAGCACCTCTTGCGGGATTAATTGTACAACCTATTATTGGCCTTTCAAGTGATAAAACTTGGACAAGACTTGGACGAAGAATCCCATTTATATTTTTTGGAGCAATAGTATCGGCACTTGCTATGTTTTTTATGCCTAATGCTGAGTATTTTGCCTATTTATTACCACCGTTATTTTTTGGCGGATTAATGTTGTTGTTAATGGACACTTCCTTTAATGTGACCATGCAACCCTTTAGAGCTTTAGTTGGAGATATGGTCAATGATGATCAACGCAACTTAGGCTACTCACTACAAAGTGCTTTAATTAATTTTGGAGCCGTTTTTGGATCATTACTACCATGGATTTTGACTAAATCTGGTATTGCAAATGTTCCTGCACCTGGAGAAAAGGTAGCAGATTCAGTAATTTGGTCTTTTTATATTGGAGGTGCAATCTTATTATTAAGTGTACTATGGACCGTATTCAAAACAAAGGAATACGCACCAAAAGAACATGCACTTTACAACAAAATTGATTTAGACGCTGATGTTAAAAAAGAAAAAACAAGCATCATTAAATTAATAACTACTGCTCCAAAAATCTTTTGGCAACTTGGATTCGTACAATTCTTTTCTTGGTTTGCCTTGTTTTTAATGTGGGTATATACCACAAGAGCCATTGCTAATCAAGTTTGGGGACCAGATGCACTAGATGCTAAATCGATAGGATTTAATGAAGCTGGAGATTGGACAGGAGTTTTATTTGCTTTTTACAGCGCAGTTGCCGCTATTTATTCGCTACTTATTCCATCTATTGCAAAATCTATTGGTCGTAAAAAAACCTATTCTTTCTCATTATTGATGGGTGGTTTAGGATTAATATCAATGTTTTTAATAGAAGATAAAAATCTCTTACTCTTATCTATGATTGGTGTAGGATTTGCTTGGGCAGCTATTTTAGCTATGCCTTACGCAATGTTGTCCGGTTCGTTACCTGCTGACAAAATGGGAGTTTACATGGGCTTATTCAATGCCACTATTACCTTGCCACAGATTGCCGCTGGATTATTAGGAAGTACTTTAATCGCTCTTTTCGGCGGTTTCCCAATGGCTATAATCGTTATTGCTGGTGCTTCAATGTTGATTGCTGGTTTGGGTGTTATTTTCATCAAAGAAAAAACAACTAACCAATAAAATTATTTTAAAATGAAAAAGAAAAAAGGATTTATTTTCGATTTAGATGGTGTTATTGTAGACACTGCAAAATACCATTATTTGGCTTGGAAGAAAATTGCAGACAGCCTAAATATCGAATTTACGCATGAACACAATGAACTATTAAAAGGAGTTAGCCGTGTACGTTCATTAGACATTATTCTAGAACTTGGAAGTGTTGAAGCTTCTCAAGAACAAAAAGACCAATGGTTAGTTCAAAAAAATGAGGAATACTTGTCCTATCTTGTAGATATGGATCAAAGTGAAATTCTTCCGGGAGTTGTACCTGTCTTAGACTATTTAAAAGCAAATGAACAACTTATCGCGCTAGGTTCTGCAAGTAAAAACGCTAGACCTATCTTAGAAAAAACAGGCATTCTATCTTACTTTGATGCCATAGTTGATGGTAATGATGTTTCGAACGCAAAACCAGATCCAGAAGTGTTTTTGATTGCAGCGCAACAATTAAATACTTCACCTAATGACGCTATTGTTTTTGAAGATTCTGTTGCTGGAATTCAGGCTGCAAATATTGCCAATATGACTAGTGTCGGAATCGGTGATGCTACTGTTCTACATGAAGCACAACATAATTTCAAAGATTTCACCTTCATTGGTACTTCATTTTTGAATGAATTGATCGAAAAATAAAAAATCCCTTTGACTTTTGAAAAGTCTAGTAATTATAGAAATTAAAATAAATTAAAGAAAATGAACCAAGATTATATAAAACCAGACAATTGGTCCATCATTGAAGAAGAATTTGATGTAGAAAGAGTTAAGTCGTCGGAAAGTCTTTTCAGTATAGGAAATGGCGCCATGGGACAAAGAGCCAATTTTGAGGAAAGCTATTCTGGCCCAACTTTTCAAGGAAGCTACATAGCAGGTATATACTATCCAGACAAAACAAAAGTAGGATGGTGGAAAAATGGGTATCCAAAATATTTTGCAAAAGTATTGAATGCACCCAATTGGATTGGAATTGACATTGAAGTTAATGGTGAAAATTTCGATTTGTTTACTTGTACTCAAGTAAAAAATTTCAAAAGAGAATTGAACATGAAAGAAGGTTGGTACAACCGTTCTTTTGAAGCAACTTTAGCTAATGGTACTGAAATTGCAGTAAATGTTCGCCGTTTTTTGAGTATTACTCTAGACGAAGTTGGATTTATTAATTATGAAATTACACCGTTAAACAAAGACGCTAAAATTGTTTACAAACCCTATATAGACGCAGGAATTACTAACGAAGACACCAACTGGGAAGAAAAATTCTGGGAGCCTTTGGAAGTAAAAAAAGCAGCAAATGAAGCTTTTATTACTGCACAAACCTTCAAGACACATTTTAAAGTAACAACTTTTATGCAAAACACCGTTTTAATTAATGGTGTAGCATCTCACATTTCTCCAACTTCAATAGAATCTGGCACTGATAAAGTACAATATACTTATGAGACTATTGTAGCTAAAGGTACTGTATCATCTATTCAAAAAATAGGAGGATATGCTGTTTCCTTAAATCATAAAAACACACAATCTGCTGCTGAAAAAATCATTCACGAAGCATTAGCAAAAGGATATGATACTTTATTAGAAGAACAAAAAGACGCTTGGGCAAAAATCTGGGA harbors:
- the pgmB gene encoding beta-phosphoglucomutase produces the protein MKKKKGFIFDLDGVIVDTAKYHYLAWKKIADSLNIEFTHEHNELLKGVSRVRSLDIILELGSVEASQEQKDQWLVQKNEEYLSYLVDMDQSEILPGVVPVLDYLKANEQLIALGSASKNARPILEKTGILSYFDAIVDGNDVSNAKPDPEVFLIAAQQLNTSPNDAIVFEDSVAGIQAANIANMTSVGIGDATVLHEAQHNFKDFTFIGTSFLNELIEK